Proteins found in one Planctomycetes bacterium MalM25 genomic segment:
- the dtd gene encoding D-tyrosyl-tRNA(Tyr) deacylase → MRAVVQRVSEASVTVEGEVVGQIGPGLMVLLGVAAGDGEAEARWMADKLVGLRIFEDDEGKMNRSLLDTGGGMLVVSQFTLLGDTRKGKRPSFIGAAPPDEANSLYEHFGGLVREAGVEVATGRFRTEMRVALVNEGPVTLVVESPQR, encoded by the coding sequence ATGCGAGCAGTCGTTCAACGAGTCAGCGAAGCGAGCGTCACCGTCGAGGGGGAGGTCGTCGGGCAGATCGGGCCCGGCCTGATGGTCCTGCTCGGCGTCGCCGCCGGCGACGGCGAAGCGGAGGCGCGGTGGATGGCTGACAAGCTTGTCGGGCTCCGCATCTTCGAGGACGACGAGGGCAAGATGAACCGCTCGTTGCTCGACACGGGGGGCGGCATGCTGGTCGTCAGCCAGTTCACGCTGCTGGGCGACACCCGCAAGGGGAAACGACCCAGCTTCATCGGCGCCGCCCCGCCCGACGAGGCCAACTCGCTCTACGAACACTTCGGCGGCCTCGTCCGCGAAGCGGGCGTCGAGGTCGCGACGGGGCGGTTCCGCACGGAGATGCGCGTCGCCCTGGTGAACGAGGGGCCCGTGACGCTCGTCGTCGAGTCGCCGCAACGCTAG
- the fas6 gene encoding LOG family protein ORF6 in fasciation locus encodes MPDKKPRTVCVYCASSRSADPKYAQSARRLGGLLAEAGVEIVYGGGAVGSMGALADGALAGEGRVVGVLPHFMDEVEWGHTALTELRLVADMHERKRTMLEGVDATVALPGGCGTLEELLEAITWKRLGLFFEPIVVVNQDGYFNPLLATLNRAVDERFMNPQHRAMWSVVESVEQVLPAIEATPPWDRDARSFAGA; translated from the coding sequence ATGCCCGACAAGAAACCTCGCACCGTCTGCGTCTACTGCGCGTCGAGCCGCTCGGCCGATCCGAAGTACGCCCAGTCGGCCCGCCGCCTCGGCGGGCTGCTCGCCGAAGCGGGCGTCGAAATCGTGTACGGCGGCGGTGCGGTCGGCTCGATGGGCGCACTGGCCGACGGGGCCCTCGCCGGGGAGGGACGCGTCGTCGGCGTGCTGCCGCACTTCATGGACGAGGTCGAGTGGGGCCACACCGCGCTGACCGAGCTGAGGCTGGTCGCCGACATGCACGAGCGCAAGCGGACGATGCTCGAGGGCGTCGACGCCACCGTCGCCCTGCCCGGCGGGTGCGGCACGCTGGAGGAGCTGCTCGAGGCGATCACCTGGAAACGGCTCGGGCTGTTCTTCGAGCCGATCGTCGTCGTCAATCAGGACGGTTACTTCAATCCGTTGCTCGCGACGTTGAACCGTGCGGTCGATGAGCGGTTCATGAACCCACAACACCGCGCGATGTGGAGCGTGGTTGAGTCGGTCGAGCAGGTCCTGCCCGCGATCGAAGCGACCCCGCCTTGGGACCGCGACGCGAGGAGCTTTGCGGGGGCCTGA
- the pdxA gene encoding 4-hydroxythreonine-4-phosphate dehydrogenase, with the protein MPAPEPSHAALPRLALTMGDPAGVGPEILAAVWNDPRLFETCRPLVVGDRGAMTRAIDLLETRCKAIAAKDWPAGFDQASPSVMPCLESLPTALGEFTPGVVNAATGEAAYRAVVAAAKGALAGDCHGLVTAPLSKAALQAAGHDYPGHTELLAELCGVEQFAMMLYLPQELAPKTRAGIGVVHTTLHTSLRNAIEQLTTERIVEKCRLAHDAAVAYGVENPRVGVAALNPHGGEDGLFGDEESRLIAPAIAEARAAGIDASGPHPVDTLMVRAVGGEFDAVVAMYHDQGHIALKLLGMHGAVNITLGLPIVRTSVAHGTAPDKAWRGVAETGGMLAAVRSAAALARQRS; encoded by the coding sequence ATGCCCGCCCCCGAACCCAGCCACGCCGCCCTGCCCCGCCTGGCGCTGACGATGGGCGACCCGGCCGGCGTTGGGCCGGAAATCCTCGCCGCGGTGTGGAACGACCCGCGGCTCTTCGAGACCTGCCGGCCCCTGGTCGTGGGCGATCGGGGCGCGATGACGCGGGCGATCGATCTGCTGGAGACACGCTGCAAAGCGATCGCCGCCAAGGACTGGCCCGCGGGATTCGACCAAGCCTCGCCGAGCGTGATGCCCTGTCTGGAGAGCCTGCCAACCGCGCTCGGCGAGTTCACACCGGGCGTCGTCAACGCGGCGACCGGCGAGGCGGCCTACCGGGCGGTCGTCGCCGCGGCAAAGGGCGCCCTCGCCGGCGACTGCCACGGCCTGGTCACCGCCCCCCTCAGCAAGGCGGCCCTGCAGGCGGCCGGGCACGACTACCCCGGCCACACCGAACTGCTCGCCGAGCTCTGCGGCGTCGAGCAATTCGCGATGATGCTCTACCTGCCGCAGGAGCTGGCGCCCAAGACGCGAGCGGGCATTGGCGTGGTGCACACGACGCTGCACACCTCGCTCCGCAATGCAATTGAGCAACTGACGACCGAACGGATCGTCGAGAAGTGTCGCCTCGCCCACGACGCGGCGGTCGCCTACGGCGTTGAGAACCCGCGTGTCGGCGTCGCGGCCCTGAACCCACACGGGGGCGAGGACGGCCTGTTCGGCGACGAGGAGTCGCGTCTCATCGCGCCGGCGATCGCCGAAGCCCGTGCCGCCGGCATCGACGCCAGCGGCCCGCACCCGGTCGACACGCTGATGGTCCGCGCCGTCGGCGGCGAGTTCGACGCGGTCGTCGCCATGTACCACGACCAGGGGCACATCGCCCTGAAGCTGCTCGGCATGCACGGCGCGGTGAACATCACGCTTGGCCTGCCGATCGTGCGGACGAGCGTCGCCCACGGCACCGCGCCCGATAAAGCGTGGCGCGGCGTCGCGGAGACGGGCGGCATGCTCGCCGCGGTACGGAGCGCCGCCGCCCTCGCCCGCCAACGAAGCTAA
- the pspA_2 gene encoding Phosphoserine phosphatase 1 produces the protein MPSLIDLPSDDSCVMYLLRHGATPPNLVDPPVMQGDGVNEPLAPLGREQAARAAEALAGRPLRAVYSSPLHRAMETGAAVAERHGLEVTPVDSLREVNVGEWEGSNWPDIERNHPEAYRAFREDPGVNGYPGGETLQGLRDRIAPTLAGLMQRHVGQEIAVTAHSVVNRVYVSSLLEIPLAKGYFIPQANCCINLVRWRDGKAKIVSYNGVGHLM, from the coding sequence ATGCCCTCGCTCATCGACCTGCCGTCGGACGACTCGTGCGTGATGTATCTGCTGCGTCACGGGGCGACGCCGCCCAACCTAGTTGACCCGCCCGTCATGCAAGGGGACGGCGTCAACGAGCCGCTGGCGCCGCTCGGCCGGGAGCAGGCCGCCCGCGCGGCAGAAGCCCTAGCGGGGCGTCCGCTGAGAGCGGTCTATTCGAGCCCCCTGCACCGGGCAATGGAGACCGGCGCCGCCGTCGCCGAACGGCACGGCCTCGAGGTCACACCGGTCGACTCGCTCCGCGAGGTGAACGTCGGCGAGTGGGAGGGGAGCAATTGGCCCGACATTGAACGCAACCACCCCGAGGCGTACCGCGCCTTCCGCGAGGACCCGGGCGTGAACGGCTACCCGGGGGGCGAGACCCTCCAAGGCCTCCGCGACCGCATCGCCCCGACGCTCGCCGGGCTGATGCAGCGGCACGTCGGGCAGGAGATCGCGGTGACGGCGCACAGCGTGGTGAACCGGGTCTACGTCAGCTCGCTGCTGGAGATCCCGCTCGCCAAGGGCTACTTCATTCCGCAGGCGAACTGCTGCATCAACCTGGTCCGCTGGCGAGACGGGAAGGCGAAGATCGTTTCGTACAACGGGGTCGGCCACCTGATGTGA
- a CDS encoding zinc transporter ZupT, with protein sequence MPNVLLAYYCLAIVAASVAGGLLPGWMKLSHRRTELIVSFVAGTMLGVAMLHLLPHAIAASNAASEGINPSATLGVFRWTLVGFLAMFFIERFFCFHHHDAPDDDETGHGGHSCGHDHSHSEHAPQLSWSGAAMGLTLHSLLAGVALAASVRHAPDGASWAGLGAFVAIVLHKPLDAMTIAVLMGHGRWSAGMQAAVNGLFALAVPAGVLLFNLGVAPLGGEGEASTGVAAGVAFSAGVFLCVAMSDLLPELQFHDHDRIALSMALVLGLGVAELARQLETHSHGPMPVEQEGAEGPIESLSQIGGLPPAAGASWQMRL encoded by the coding sequence GTGCCCAACGTCCTGCTCGCCTACTACTGCCTGGCGATCGTCGCCGCCTCGGTCGCGGGGGGGCTGCTGCCCGGGTGGATGAAGCTCTCCCACCGGCGGACCGAGCTGATCGTCAGCTTCGTCGCGGGCACGATGCTCGGCGTGGCGATGCTGCACCTGCTGCCGCATGCGATCGCCGCCTCGAACGCCGCGTCCGAAGGGATCAATCCCTCGGCGACGCTCGGCGTGTTCCGTTGGACGCTCGTCGGCTTCCTGGCGATGTTCTTCATCGAGCGGTTCTTCTGTTTCCACCACCACGACGCCCCCGACGACGACGAGACGGGCCACGGCGGGCACAGCTGCGGCCACGACCACTCGCACAGCGAGCACGCTCCGCAACTCTCGTGGAGCGGCGCCGCGATGGGGCTGACGTTGCACAGCCTGCTGGCGGGCGTGGCCCTGGCGGCGAGCGTGCGGCACGCGCCGGACGGAGCCAGTTGGGCCGGCCTGGGGGCGTTCGTCGCGATTGTGCTGCACAAGCCGCTCGACGCCATGACGATCGCCGTGCTCATGGGACACGGGCGTTGGTCGGCTGGCATGCAGGCGGCCGTGAACGGCCTGTTCGCCCTGGCGGTGCCCGCTGGGGTGCTGCTGTTCAATCTGGGCGTCGCCCCGCTCGGCGGCGAGGGGGAAGCCTCCACCGGCGTGGCGGCGGGGGTCGCCTTCTCGGCCGGGGTGTTCCTGTGCGTCGCGATGAGCGACCTGCTGCCGGAGCTGCAGTTCCACGACCACGACCGGATCGCCCTCTCGATGGCGTTGGTGTTGGGTCTGGGAGTCGCCGAGCTGGCGCGTCAGCTGGAGACGCACAGCCACGGGCCGATGCCGGTGGAACAAGAAGGGGCCGAGGGGCCAATCGAGTCGCTCAGCCAGATCGGCGGGCTGCCGCCCGCGGCTGGGGCGTCTTGGCAGATGCGGCTCTAG
- a CDS encoding MORN repeat variant, whose amino-acid sequence MKPWLSLAIVATLAATACAEEGPAPAGVATGARSETILQRDAAGRVRVRREVRLNAEGDYVNHGAWRSWDVEGQLIGQGRYAWGEPTGAWCRWADTEDSPLLATQPFAGFTGPFLSQAGYRDGKLEGAWSIFDAEARLVSQIDFRQGQRHGEAVLYTPEGQVFRRSRFAEGQPVGEVELQDAAGGLRAVASYEAGRQLIQRVEHHPSGALKSRESWLGPLTRSVSPDDPWRLALARYEATGEELRHGVREAWWPNRQPKLRAEYERGVATGSARWWHPNGQLALEGKYENGLAEGDWSWWRENGLRAAACRYAAGEPAGDWTQWTADGRRVDSAHSVARRPSEGLIR is encoded by the coding sequence GTGAAGCCTTGGCTCTCCTTAGCGATCGTCGCGACGCTGGCCGCGACCGCTTGCGCTGAGGAGGGACCGGCCCCGGCCGGGGTCGCCACGGGCGCCCGGAGCGAGACCATCCTGCAACGCGACGCCGCCGGCCGCGTCCGGGTGCGGCGTGAGGTGCGGCTCAACGCGGAGGGCGACTACGTGAACCACGGCGCCTGGCGCTCGTGGGACGTTGAGGGCCAGCTCATCGGCCAGGGTCGCTACGCCTGGGGCGAGCCGACCGGGGCGTGGTGCCGCTGGGCGGACACGGAAGACTCGCCGCTGCTGGCGACCCAGCCGTTCGCGGGCTTCACCGGCCCGTTCCTTTCGCAGGCCGGCTATCGCGACGGCAAGCTCGAGGGCGCTTGGTCGATCTTCGACGCCGAGGCCCGGCTCGTCAGCCAGATCGACTTCCGTCAGGGCCAACGCCACGGCGAAGCGGTCCTCTATACGCCCGAGGGCCAGGTCTTCCGCCGCAGCCGGTTCGCCGAGGGGCAGCCGGTGGGCGAAGTCGAGCTCCAGGACGCCGCCGGCGGCTTGAGGGCGGTAGCCAGCTACGAGGCGGGGCGTCAGCTCATCCAGCGCGTGGAGCACCACCCTTCGGGCGCTCTGAAGAGCCGCGAGTCGTGGCTTGGGCCACTGACCCGCTCCGTCAGCCCCGATGACCCCTGGCGGCTCGCCTTGGCCCGGTACGAGGCGACCGGCGAGGAACTCCGTCACGGCGTTCGGGAAGCGTGGTGGCCCAACCGGCAGCCAAAGCTGCGGGCCGAATACGAGCGCGGCGTCGCGACCGGCTCGGCCCGCTGGTGGCACCCGAACGGCCAATTGGCCCTGGAAGGAAAGTACGAGAACGGTCTCGCCGAAGGGGATTGGTCGTGGTGGCGCGAAAACGGCCTCCGCGCCGCCGCCTGCCGCTACGCCGCGGGCGAGCCGGCGGGGGACTGGACTCAGTGGACGGCCGACGGCCGGCGGGTCGATTCAGCCCATTCGGTGGCTCGGCGTCCGAGTGAGGGGCTGATTCGCTGA